A genomic segment from Glycine soja cultivar W05 chromosome 20, ASM419377v2, whole genome shotgun sequence encodes:
- the LOC114403364 gene encoding uncharacterized protein LOC114403364 isoform X3 has protein sequence MESREGKSISDLEEEFFHKFRDFMTGITKIDELGIAGSKLLSGFQQALVHSCTHGLCNHISKAKEILNELEGLLGDVTNAIQTTDGNLLALSDLDFDVELNEPVTYNDLEEKDALSRSQSPDVTTTKKKKSIDVPHLAMVMAFIYSMVKQDYLMQEKIVSALDVKMPSEELESYCQMWSLRPFINDEIVHQAWEHIH, from the exons ATGGAAAGCAGGGAAGGCAAATCAATTTCTGATTTGGAAGAAGAATTTTTTCACAAATTCAGAGATTTCATGACAGG GATTACAAAGATTGATGAGTTGGGAATTGCTGGAAGCAAGCTGCTGTCTGGCTTTCAACAAGCACTTG TGCACTCATGCACACATGGACTCTGTAACCATATAAGCAAAG CTAAGGAAATACTTAATGAACTTGAAGGTCTATTGGGGGATGTAACAAATGCTATTCAGACTACAGATGGAAATTTATTAGCACTCTCTGATCTGGATTTTGATGTTGAATTGAATGAGCCGGTAACCTATAATGATTtg GAGGAAAAGGATGCTTTGTCTCGTTCTCAAAGTCCTGATGTCACAActaccaaaaaaaagaaaagtatcgATGTTCCACATTTAGCTATGGTAATGGCTTTCATATACAGCATGGTCAAGCAAGACTATTTGATGCAG GAAAAGATTGTTTCTGCTTTGGATGTCAAGATGCCATCAGAAGAACTAGAAAGCTACTGCCAAATGTGGTCTTTACGCCCCTTCATAAATGATGAGATCGTGCATCAAGCTTGGGAACATATTCACTGA
- the LOC114403364 gene encoding uncharacterized protein LOC114403364 isoform X1 yields the protein MESREGKSISDLEEEFFHKFRDFMTGITKIDELGIAGSKLLSGFQQALEFIRRPPIDMNSKLVHKIIVANETERVKAYINSGCRKLNESIQSVTNLHSCTHGLCNHISKAKEILNELEGLLGDVTNAIQTTDGNLLALSDLDFDVELNEPVTYNDLEEKDALSRSQSPDVTTTKKKKSIDVPHLAMVMAFIYSMVKQDYLMQEKIVSALDVKMPSEELESYCQMWSLRPFINDEIVHQAWEHIH from the exons ATGGAAAGCAGGGAAGGCAAATCAATTTCTGATTTGGAAGAAGAATTTTTTCACAAATTCAGAGATTTCATGACAGG GATTACAAAGATTGATGAGTTGGGAATTGCTGGAAGCAAGCTGCTGTCTGGCTTTCAACAAGCACTTG AGTTTATTAGGAGGCCTCCTATAGACATGAATTCTAAATTAGTTCACAAGATAATTGTAGCTAATGAAACTGAGAGAGTTAAGGCCTATATTAATTCTGGATGTAGGAAGCTAAATGAAAGTATCCAGAGTGTAACAAACT TGCACTCATGCACACATGGACTCTGTAACCATATAAGCAAAG CTAAGGAAATACTTAATGAACTTGAAGGTCTATTGGGGGATGTAACAAATGCTATTCAGACTACAGATGGAAATTTATTAGCACTCTCTGATCTGGATTTTGATGTTGAATTGAATGAGCCGGTAACCTATAATGATTtg GAGGAAAAGGATGCTTTGTCTCGTTCTCAAAGTCCTGATGTCACAActaccaaaaaaaagaaaagtatcgATGTTCCACATTTAGCTATGGTAATGGCTTTCATATACAGCATGGTCAAGCAAGACTATTTGATGCAG GAAAAGATTGTTTCTGCTTTGGATGTCAAGATGCCATCAGAAGAACTAGAAAGCTACTGCCAAATGTGGTCTTTACGCCCCTTCATAAATGATGAGATCGTGCATCAAGCTTGGGAACATATTCACTGA
- the LOC114403364 gene encoding uncharacterized protein LOC114403364 isoform X2 — translation MESREGKSISDLEEEFFHKFRDFMTGITKIDELGIAGSKLLSGFQQALEFIRRPPIDMNSKLVHKIIVANETERVKAYINSGCRKLNESIQSVTNLHSCTHGLCNHISKAKEILNELEGLLGDVTNAIQTTDGNLLALSDLDFDVELNEPEEKDALSRSQSPDVTTTKKKKSIDVPHLAMVMAFIYSMVKQDYLMQEKIVSALDVKMPSEELESYCQMWSLRPFINDEIVHQAWEHIH, via the exons ATGGAAAGCAGGGAAGGCAAATCAATTTCTGATTTGGAAGAAGAATTTTTTCACAAATTCAGAGATTTCATGACAGG GATTACAAAGATTGATGAGTTGGGAATTGCTGGAAGCAAGCTGCTGTCTGGCTTTCAACAAGCACTTG AGTTTATTAGGAGGCCTCCTATAGACATGAATTCTAAATTAGTTCACAAGATAATTGTAGCTAATGAAACTGAGAGAGTTAAGGCCTATATTAATTCTGGATGTAGGAAGCTAAATGAAAGTATCCAGAGTGTAACAAACT TGCACTCATGCACACATGGACTCTGTAACCATATAAGCAAAG CTAAGGAAATACTTAATGAACTTGAAGGTCTATTGGGGGATGTAACAAATGCTATTCAGACTACAGATGGAAATTTATTAGCACTCTCTGATCTGGATTTTGATGTTGAATTGAATGAGCCG GAGGAAAAGGATGCTTTGTCTCGTTCTCAAAGTCCTGATGTCACAActaccaaaaaaaagaaaagtatcgATGTTCCACATTTAGCTATGGTAATGGCTTTCATATACAGCATGGTCAAGCAAGACTATTTGATGCAG GAAAAGATTGTTTCTGCTTTGGATGTCAAGATGCCATCAGAAGAACTAGAAAGCTACTGCCAAATGTGGTCTTTACGCCCCTTCATAAATGATGAGATCGTGCATCAAGCTTGGGAACATATTCACTGA
- the LOC114403555 gene encoding uncharacterized protein LOC114403555, which produces MDNMACNKGQHVRKAKKKQVKDKLDRLKQAEKKKRRLEKALATSAAIISELEKKKQKKKEEQQRLNEEGAAIAEAVALHVLLGEDSDDSCNVVLNDSGCKTWNYNHKLGLYMGERTACFPHLDGGTWSVSAESGKWSFTSGPLEKNVYEPLYEEARWGPTGFSVDLIAAQAARSLHIAKDADEARIIF; this is translated from the coding sequence ATGGATAACATGGCGTGTAATAAAGGGCAACATGTGAGAAAGGCAAAGAAGAAGCAGGTGAAAGACAAGTTGGATAGACTGAAACAggctgaaaagaaaaagaggcgCTTGGAAAAAGCTCTAGCTACTTCTGCTGCCATCATTTCCGAACTGGAGAAAAAGAagcagaaaaagaaagaagagcaaCAAAGACTCAATGAAGAGGGTGCCGCAATTGCTGAAGCAGTGGCTCTGCATGTTCTACTTGGCGAAGACTCAGATGATTCTTGTAATGTTGTTCTCAATGACAGTGGATGCAAGACCTGGAATTATAATCACAAGCTTGGTCTCTACATGGGTGAACGAACAGCTTGTTTTCCTCATCTAGATGGTGGCACGTGGTCTGTCTCTGCGGAAAGTGGCAAATGGTCCTTCACATCTGGCCCTCTTGAGAAGAATGTCTATGAACCCCTATATGAAGAAGCACGATGGGGTCCTACTGGATTCTCTGTTGATCTTATAGCAGCACAAGCAGCTAGATCACTCCATATTGCAAAAGATGCAGATGAAGCAAGGATTATCTTCTAA
- the LOC114401551 gene encoding beta-carotene hydroxylase 2, chloroplastic-like, with translation MAAGLSTAANLKPYNLLQPPIPISKPTPTLFFNPLRCFRRSTILRVRPRRRRMSGFTVCVLTEDPKQTKKDEQEEQVNPQVVSARVAEKLARKKSQRFTYLVAAVMSSFGITSMAVFAVYYRFSWQMEGGDVPWSEMLGTFSLSVGAAVAMEFWARWAHRALWHASLWHMHESHHRPREGPFELNDVFAIINAVPAIVLLSYGFFHKGLVPGLCFGAGLGITVFGMAYMFVHDGLVHKRFPVGPIANVPYFRRVAAAHQLHHSDKFNGVPYGLFLGPKEVEEVGGLEELEKEISRRMRSGS, from the exons ATGGCGGCAGGACTCTCCACCGCCGCAAACTTAAAGCCCTACAATCTCCTCCAACCCCCAATCCCTATTTCTAAACCAACCCCAACACTCTTCTTCAACCCCTTAAGATGTTTCCGTCGCAGTACAATCCTTCGAGTTCGacccagaagaagaagaatgagtgGCTTCACCGTTTGCGTCCTCACGGAGGATCCCAAACAGACAAAAAAGGATGAACAAGAAGAACAAGTGAATCCTCAAGTTGTGTCGGCACGAGTGGCAGAGAAATTGGCGAGAAAGAAGTCCCAGAGGTTCACCTATCTCGTTGCGGCTGTCATGTCTAGCTTTGGCATCACCTCTATGGCAGTCTTCGCAGTTTATTATAGATTCTCTTGGCAAATGGag GGTGGAGATGTTCCTTGGTCTGAAATGCTAGGCACATTTTCCCTCTCCGTCGGTGCTGCT GTGGCTATGGAATTTTGGGCAAGATGGGCTCATAGAGCTCTTTGGCATGCTTCCTTGTGGCACATGCACGAG TCACACCATCGACCAAGAGAGGGACCGTTCGAGCTTAACGACGTTTTTGCGATAATTAACGCTGTCCCTGCGATCGTTCTTCTCTCATACGGTTTTTTCCACAAGGGTCTGGTCCCTGGCCTCTGTTTTGGTGCA GGCCTTGGAATCACGGTGTTTGGGATGGCCTACATGTTTGTCCACGATGGATTGGTTCATAAGAGATTCCCTGTGGGTCCCATTGCCAACGTGCCCTACTTTAGAAGAGTTGCTGCTGCTCAccaa CTCCACCATTCGGACAAATTCAACGGGGTGCCATATGGCTTGTTTTTGGGACCAAAG GAAGTTGAAGAAGTGGGAGGGCTGGAAGAGCTAGAGAAAGAGATAAGTAGGAGAATGAGGTCCGGTTCATGA
- the LOC114403852 gene encoding uncharacterized protein LOC114403852 isoform X2: MESLKKSMPPSFLSKENCGNHKKNHCEVAHEQGFMELQLSNTPVSVYDSPGRISTSDPSEAYISPTSVEKAKQFVSMIDDCESSSTVYCKGISVRMKQNPPCPADFQIHRELESKSFSCSFDGESNSSFELCLPDEDSLITLDELFLMPDAENLVMFDSSVSSSAESNLIEADVFSPSSPREMVEKLVEFILNDEISTPHVDNPIVHHGAGLGRFSHSMHAQQTPLKFCSNQLNPERDPQDHNKFQRNSIDSAIYSFFSHPFPSNTFSQPFPLYHDELKRFDHEVSQSMLQQIINPGKLNLCSLQSGVTPHLPALQMASCTQAKSNADSSLCISGTKELWGFCKTKSRFSG, translated from the exons ATGGAATCCCTAAAGAAAAGCATGCCACCAAGCTTCTTAAGCAAAGAGAATTGTGGAAATCACAAGAAGAATCATTGTGAAGTGGCACATGAACAAGGTTTCATGGAGTTGCAATTAAGCAATACACCTGTTAGTGTCTATGATTCTCCAGGAAGAATTTCAACAAGTGATCCCTCAGAGGCATATATCTCTCCTACTAGTGTGGAAAAGGCAAAACAGTTTGTTTCAATGATTGATGACTGTGAATCATCATCTACTGTATATTGTAAAGGCATTTCAGTTAGGATGAAGCAAAATCCACCCTGCCCTGCTGATTTCCAAATTCACCGGGAGTTGGAATCAAAATCTTTCAGCTGCAGCTTTGATGGAGAATCAAATTCGAGCTTTGAACTTTGTTTGCCTGACGAGGACAGTTTAATTACACTTGACGAACTATTCTTGATGCCTGATGCGGAAAATTTGGTCATGTTTGATAGTTCCGTGTCTAGCAGCGCTGAAAGCAATCTAATTGAAGCTGATGTGTTTAGCCCAAGCTCACCTCGTGAAATGGTTGAGAAGCTAGTGGAATTTATACTCAATGATGAAATTTCTACACCACATGTGGATAATCCAATAGTGCACCACGGAGCTGGATTGGGGCGCTTTTCCCACTCTATGCATGCACAGCAAACTCCCCTAAAGTTCTGCTCCAATCAGTTGAATCCAGAGAGGGATCCACAAGACCATAATAAATTTCAAAGAAACTCCATCGATTCAgccatatattcttttttttcccaCCCTTTCCCATCCAACACATTTTCTCAACCTTTCCCTCTTTATCATGACGAGCTGAAAAGGTTTGATCATGAAGTTAGTCAATCAATGCTCCAGCAGATTATAAATCCAGGCAAACTTAATCTCTGCTCATTACAAAGTGGAGTAACACCGCATCTGCCTGCACTCCAGATGGCTTCTTGCACACAAGCTAAATCCAATGCAGactcgtctctttgcatatCAGGAACCAAGGAACTATGGGGATTTTGTAAAACCAAGTCCCG ATTTTCAGGGTGA
- the LOC114403852 gene encoding uncharacterized protein LOC114403852 isoform X1, whose translation MESLKKSMPPSFLSKENCGNHKKNHCEVAHEQGFMELQLSNTPVSVYDSPGRISTSDPSEAYISPTSVEKAKQFVSMIDDCESSSTVYCKGISVRMKQNPPCPADFQIHRELESKSFSCSFDGESNSSFELCLPDEDSLITLDELFLMPDAENLVMFDSSVSSSAESNLIEADVFSPSSPREMVEKLVEFILNDEISTPHVDNPIVHHGAGLGRFSHSMHAQQTPLKFCSNQLNPERDPQDHNKFQRNSIDSAIYSFFSHPFPSNTFSQPFPLYHDELKRFDHEVSQSMLQQIINPGKLNLCSLQSGVTPHLPALQMASCTQAKSNADSSLCISGTKELWGFCKTKSRVIAASIQLKLIISLKRNCE comes from the exons ATGGAATCCCTAAAGAAAAGCATGCCACCAAGCTTCTTAAGCAAAGAGAATTGTGGAAATCACAAGAAGAATCATTGTGAAGTGGCACATGAACAAGGTTTCATGGAGTTGCAATTAAGCAATACACCTGTTAGTGTCTATGATTCTCCAGGAAGAATTTCAACAAGTGATCCCTCAGAGGCATATATCTCTCCTACTAGTGTGGAAAAGGCAAAACAGTTTGTTTCAATGATTGATGACTGTGAATCATCATCTACTGTATATTGTAAAGGCATTTCAGTTAGGATGAAGCAAAATCCACCCTGCCCTGCTGATTTCCAAATTCACCGGGAGTTGGAATCAAAATCTTTCAGCTGCAGCTTTGATGGAGAATCAAATTCGAGCTTTGAACTTTGTTTGCCTGACGAGGACAGTTTAATTACACTTGACGAACTATTCTTGATGCCTGATGCGGAAAATTTGGTCATGTTTGATAGTTCCGTGTCTAGCAGCGCTGAAAGCAATCTAATTGAAGCTGATGTGTTTAGCCCAAGCTCACCTCGTGAAATGGTTGAGAAGCTAGTGGAATTTATACTCAATGATGAAATTTCTACACCACATGTGGATAATCCAATAGTGCACCACGGAGCTGGATTGGGGCGCTTTTCCCACTCTATGCATGCACAGCAAACTCCCCTAAAGTTCTGCTCCAATCAGTTGAATCCAGAGAGGGATCCACAAGACCATAATAAATTTCAAAGAAACTCCATCGATTCAgccatatattcttttttttcccaCCCTTTCCCATCCAACACATTTTCTCAACCTTTCCCTCTTTATCATGACGAGCTGAAAAGGTTTGATCATGAAGTTAGTCAATCAATGCTCCAGCAGATTATAAATCCAGGCAAACTTAATCTCTGCTCATTACAAAGTGGAGTAACACCGCATCTGCCTGCACTCCAGATGGCTTCTTGCACACAAGCTAAATCCAATGCAGactcgtctctttgcatatCAGGAACCAAGGAACTATGGGGATTTTGTAAAACCAAGTCCCG GGTGATAGCAGCATCAATCCAGCTCAAGTTGATAATTTCATTGAAGAGAAATTGCGAGTAA